AAACCCGGGCAGCGCGGTCTCCGCGCCGAGCAGGATCACGCTGTCGACCGCGTCGTCCGTGGAATTGGAGAGGTAGTAGCCGTTCGTGCTGCGAATGGATCCGAAGATCCCCTTGAGCGCATCGAGCATGGCCTGCGAGACAGGCTTATGCCGTGGGTCCGCCCCCTGCTCCAGGCCGAGGTGGCGTTTGACCTTTTCTGAGGTCGAACGATCGGCGTTCAAAATCTCGGCCACGGCGTCTGTGATGGTCTCGCCGCCGGCCGGCACGATGCGCACGAACTGCGGGACGCCGTCCTTGATGACGCTGATGGTCGTGGTGCGCGGCGCGATCGAGACGACGGTGTGCGTGCCCGCGGGCACCGCGGCCTGAGTGATCGCGCGAATGCCCGCGAAGGGCGCAAGGTCGACCTGCACGACCGACAGTCCGGCGTCGCTCAGGGCAGCAACGTTGGTCTCCACCGCATCTTTGAGCGCCGCAACCAGGAGTCCCCGGATCTCAGTCTCGGGCGCCTGCGGACTCGGCTCAATCGGATAGAAGTCGAGGATCGTCTCGGCGACGGGCACCGGCAGCAGGTCCTGCACCTGGTACGGCAGCGCCTGACGCAACTGGGCGAGCGGCATGCGGGGCGCCGTGTGTTCGCGGACGAGCACGCGCTGGTTTCCCGCTCCAAGCACGACGCGCTTGCTCTTGAACTTGCCGTCCTTCCAGAGGCGGGTGAGCGCGGAGGAGACCGCCGCGATGTCGATCACCTCGGTGTCGCGCGCGTGGCCTTCGTCGAGCGCGATCTCGGCGGCGCGCACCAGTTTTGGCTTGCGTCCGTTCGGATCTTCGATCTCGACGGCGAGCAGGCCGCGGCTGGAAATATCCAGCCCGATCACACTCCCTGCCATGTTTCCCCCTTGTTGTTACTTCACGAAATTCACTCCGCCGTGTACCGGCGAGAACCACGAAGCTCGGCTCAGCCTAGCCCGACGAGACGCAGATACCAGCTCGCCACGGCCCCTCCCCCGACAATCCCAATCCAGGCGCCGAGCAG
This genomic stretch from Leucobacter sp. CX169 harbors:
- the pilM gene encoding type IV pilus assembly protein PilM, whose translation is MAGSVIGLDISSRGLLAVEIEDPNGRKPKLVRAAEIALDEGHARDTEVIDIAAVSSALTRLWKDGKFKSKRVVLGAGNQRVLVREHTAPRMPLAQLRQALPYQVQDLLPVPVAETILDFYPIEPSPQAPETEIRGLLVAALKDAVETNVAALSDAGLSVVQVDLAPFAGIRAITQAAVPAGTHTVVSIAPRTTTISVIKDGVPQFVRIVPAGGETITDAVAEILNADRSTSEKVKRHLGLEQGADPRHKPVSQAMLDALKGIFGSIRSTNGYYLSNSTDDAVDSVILLGAETALPGFARAVVEYVGLPASVGRPLAGITVGPDVPAELIQRRELDLAVPIGLALGNA